A window from Microscilla marina ATCC 23134 encodes these proteins:
- a CDS encoding phosphoadenylyl-sulfate reductase produces MKELANINTLADAQNPVKTLRNLAKEFAGKIAFSTSFSLEDQVITDMIFSYQIPIRVFTLDTGRLFKETHQVLEETNKQYNQKIEVFFPESQELQTLVSNKGNYSFYDSVENRKECCFIRKVVPLNRALQGVECWITGIRGGQSNNRQSNMDVLEWDEGRGIVKAHPLFAWSLDQTEKYILDNNVPYNKLYDHGYPSIGCEPCTRAVKVGEALRAGRWWWENPTKKECGLHK; encoded by the coding sequence ATGAAAGAATTAGCCAATATCAACACGCTTGCCGATGCGCAAAATCCGGTAAAGACGCTCAGAAACCTGGCTAAAGAGTTTGCCGGAAAGATTGCTTTCTCGACTAGCTTTAGTCTTGAAGATCAGGTAATTACTGATATGATTTTTAGTTATCAGATTCCCATTAGGGTATTTACCCTTGACACAGGCAGGTTGTTTAAAGAAACACACCAGGTATTGGAAGAAACCAACAAACAGTACAATCAAAAGATTGAGGTGTTTTTTCCAGAGAGCCAAGAGCTACAGACCCTGGTAAGCAATAAAGGAAATTATAGTTTTTATGATTCGGTAGAAAACCGCAAAGAATGTTGCTTTATCCGTAAGGTAGTGCCTTTGAACCGTGCCCTTCAGGGGGTTGAGTGCTGGATTACAGGCATTAGAGGTGGACAATCGAACAACCGCCAAAGCAATATGGATGTGTTAGAATGGGACGAAGGACGGGGCATTGTAAAGGCTCACCCGCTATTTGCCTGGTCGCTCGACCAAACCGAAAAATATATTTTAGACAACAACGTACCCTATAACAAACTGTATGACCATGGTTACCCCAGCATTGGCTGCGAGCCTTGTACCCGTGCCGTAAAGGTGGGCGAAGCGCTTCGCGCCGGACGCTGGTGGTGGGAAAACCCTACTAAGAAAGAATGTGGATTGCATAAATAG